The Polyangium spumosum genome includes a window with the following:
- a CDS encoding HEAT repeat domain-containing protein, producing the protein MTVVFPHEKIRDDEDRSYTFALLACLADPETPEDERHELADTLHRLDDPRAEARLIELLQDRSAPPAVREAASSVLRWAGAENRFHLARMLRDGDLILQRYAVLGMDHRHADLIEPIARDPDHPLHREAIRAMIWACEEPRFQALKIAALSHPNPIVRETAADVLLWDEPVAAEEPLLAALDDVVEDVAVSAANTLQYYPTRRTLARLAELSSREGKLGEQAGYSFEQIRGQFRGDLQNAEGAEREALLAWMQPVWSILAFTDDEIRYEPPESFVRTNPVQDIVTADQLLESLGGPDGPWAEKKRRLQQADPAAFSPADIERLVPFFVTHPDPDVRADGARLLGAWNRHDALIALLDDVRFYVSKTAMYYLGKTTPSPLVAARVLRHLLDPGVTSTHAYETLDTYVVHAPAEEAIPRLAELAMDRREAIRLDAINTLTKLGAVREIEPLLALLEAPPLMTWSVHVALLEACRDLGLAPRGLDALRAVDNLDLQRAIARIGRPSS; encoded by the coding sequence GTGACGGTCGTCTTCCCGCACGAAAAGATTCGCGACGACGAGGACCGCTCCTACACGTTCGCCCTCCTCGCTTGCCTCGCCGATCCCGAGACGCCCGAGGACGAGCGCCACGAGCTCGCCGATACACTTCATCGCCTCGACGACCCCCGGGCCGAGGCTCGGCTCATCGAATTGCTCCAGGACCGCTCGGCGCCTCCGGCCGTGCGTGAAGCTGCGAGCTCGGTCCTGCGCTGGGCCGGCGCTGAAAACCGATTTCACCTCGCGAGGATGCTGCGCGACGGCGACCTCATCCTGCAGCGGTATGCCGTCCTCGGCATGGATCATCGCCATGCCGACCTCATCGAGCCGATTGCGCGAGATCCCGATCATCCCCTCCACCGCGAGGCGATCCGCGCCATGATCTGGGCCTGCGAGGAGCCACGCTTCCAGGCGCTCAAGATCGCGGCCCTCTCCCATCCGAACCCGATCGTGCGAGAGACCGCGGCGGACGTGCTCCTCTGGGATGAACCCGTGGCCGCCGAGGAGCCCTTGCTCGCGGCGCTCGACGACGTCGTGGAGGACGTCGCCGTCTCCGCGGCCAACACGCTCCAGTATTATCCGACCCGCCGCACCCTCGCGCGCCTCGCCGAGCTTTCGTCGCGCGAGGGAAAACTCGGCGAGCAGGCGGGATACAGCTTCGAGCAGATCCGCGGGCAATTCCGGGGCGACCTCCAGAACGCCGAGGGCGCCGAACGCGAGGCGCTCCTCGCCTGGATGCAGCCGGTCTGGTCCATTCTCGCCTTCACGGACGACGAGATACGTTACGAGCCACCCGAATCGTTCGTCCGAACGAACCCTGTCCAAGATATCGTCACGGCGGACCAGCTTTTGGAGTCCCTCGGAGGCCCCGACGGCCCCTGGGCCGAAAAGAAGCGCCGCCTGCAGCAGGCCGATCCGGCTGCATTTTCACCCGCCGACATCGAGCGCCTCGTCCCGTTCTTCGTGACGCACCCCGATCCCGACGTCCGCGCCGACGGCGCGCGTCTCCTCGGGGCGTGGAATCGCCACGACGCACTCATTGCCCTGCTCGACGACGTGCGTTTCTACGTCTCGAAGACCGCCATGTATTACCTCGGCAAAACCACGCCGAGCCCCCTCGTCGCCGCGCGCGTGCTTCGCCACCTCCTCGATCCTGGCGTCACGAGCACCCACGCCTACGAGACCCTCGACACCTACGTCGTCCACGCGCCCGCCGAAGAGGCGATCCCCCGGCTCGCGGAGCTCGCCATGGACCGGCGTGAAGCGATCCGCCTCGACGCCATCAACACGCTCACGAAGCTCGGCGCCGTCCGCGAAATCGAGCCCCTCCTCGCGCTCCTCGAAGCCCCGCCCCTCATGACGTGGTCCGTCCACGTCGCTCTCCTCGAAGCTTGCCGCGATCTCGGCCTCGCCCCGCGCGGACTCGACGCGCTCCGCGCCGTCGACAACCTCGACCTGCAGCGAGCAATCGCCCGGATCGGTCGCCCTTCATCTTGA
- a CDS encoding amidohydrolase family protein: MHDCPLPCLADHAPPPRKTLGGWLSADQAPLPAANDEEGERLSSSLPEVIDAHVHLFPDPVFEALWRWFEQYGWPIRYKLRAREVAQFLLSRGLSRIVALHYAHKPGMARALNHFVAELCREEPRILGLATVLPGEPGANEILAEAFAMGLRGVKLHCHVQCFSPDEEALHDVYEACVRANKPLVVHAGREPKSPAYKVDPYQICSAERVERVLADYPGLQLCVPHLGADEFDAYERLLEKHENLWLDTTMTMAEYFTGDPPVRLLHCRPERVVYGSDFPNIPYAWDREIKRLSALDLREEQLAGLVGGNAKRLYGSE, translated from the coding sequence ATGCACGACTGTCCCCTGCCCTGCCTCGCCGATCACGCGCCGCCGCCGCGGAAAACCCTCGGCGGCTGGCTGTCGGCGGACCAGGCTCCGCTGCCCGCCGCGAACGACGAGGAAGGCGAGCGGCTTTCGTCGTCCTTGCCCGAGGTGATCGACGCCCACGTGCACCTGTTCCCGGATCCGGTGTTCGAGGCGCTCTGGCGCTGGTTCGAGCAATATGGGTGGCCGATCCGGTACAAGCTGCGGGCACGGGAAGTCGCGCAATTTCTCCTATCGCGGGGCCTGTCGCGGATCGTGGCGCTGCATTACGCGCACAAGCCGGGGATGGCGCGGGCGCTGAACCATTTCGTGGCGGAGCTCTGCCGGGAAGAACCACGCATCCTGGGGCTCGCGACGGTGCTGCCGGGAGAGCCGGGGGCCAACGAGATCCTGGCGGAGGCGTTCGCGATGGGGCTCCGGGGCGTGAAGCTGCATTGCCACGTGCAATGCTTCTCGCCGGACGAGGAGGCGCTGCACGACGTGTACGAGGCGTGCGTCCGTGCAAACAAGCCGCTCGTGGTGCACGCAGGCAGGGAGCCGAAGAGCCCGGCGTACAAGGTGGATCCGTACCAGATCTGCTCGGCGGAGCGGGTGGAGCGGGTGCTCGCGGACTATCCAGGCTTGCAGCTCTGCGTGCCGCACCTCGGGGCCGATGAGTTCGACGCGTACGAGCGGCTGCTCGAAAAACACGAGAACCTCTGGCTCGACACGACGATGACGATGGCCGAATACTTCACGGGAGATCCGCCCGTGCGGCTCCTGCATTGCCGGCCGGAGCGGGTGGTCTACGGGTCGGATTTTCCGAACATCCCGTACGCGTGGGACCGGGAAATCAAGCGGCTCTCGGCGCTCGATTTGCGGGAGGAGCAGCTCGCAGGGCTCGTCGGGGGGAATGCGAAGCGGCTGTACGGCTCAGAATAA